Proteins encoded together in one Cicer arietinum cultivar CDC Frontier isolate Library 1 chromosome 4, Cicar.CDCFrontier_v2.0, whole genome shotgun sequence window:
- the LOC101508126 gene encoding peroxisomal adenine nucleotide carrier 1-like — protein MQLDLESLSEATSGAIGSLVSTTVLYPLDTCKTKYQAEVQAHHQRKYRRISDVLWEAISKRQVLSLYQGLGTKNVQSFISSFIYFYGYSYFKKLYLKKTGNKNIGTAANLIAATASGVCTILITQPLDTASSRMQTSEFGKSKGLWKTLSEGTWSEAFDGLAISILLTTNPSIQYTAFDQLKHRLLKGKMSKRTDAKSSPESLSAFNAFMLGAVSKCAATCLTYPAIRCKVMIQAADSDDRKISEAEKKAQKTISGALYTIWKREGLLGFFNGLQAQILKTVLSSALLLMVKEKITKSTWILMLM, from the exons ATGCAACTTGATCTGGAATCCCTGTCTGAAGCTACTTCCGGGGCCATTGGATCCCTTGTCAGCACTACAGTGTTGTACCCACTTGATACTTGCAAGACCAAATATCAAGCTGAAGTTCAAGCTCACCATCAACGAAAATACAG GAGAATTTCTGATGTTTTATGGGAAGCAATTTCTAAACGTCAGGTGCTTTCATTGTATCAAGGTCTTGGGACAAAAAATGTCCAATCCTTCATTTCGtcgtttatttatttctatGGATACAGTTACTTTAAGAAACTGTATTTGAAAAAAACTGGAAACAAGAACATTGGAACAGCAGCAAACTTGATTGCTGCTACTGCTTCTGGAGTCTGTACAATACTAATAACACAG CCCTTAGATACAGCATCCTCAAGGATGCAGACAAGTGAATTTGGAAAATCCAAAGGACTCTGGAAGACCTTATCAGAGGGTACCTGGAGTGAGGCATTTGATGGTCTTGCCATATCTATTCTTTTAACAACAAACCCATCTATCCAG TATACTGCATTCGATCAGCTGAAACACCGGCTACTAAAAGGCAAGATGAGCAAGAGAACTGATGCAAAGTCATCCCCGGAGTCACTTTCTGCATTTAACGCTTTCATGCTGGGTGCAGTTTCAAAATGTGCAGCTACATGCTTGACATACCCGGCTATCAG GTGTAAAGTCATGATTCAGGCTGCTGATTCAGATGATAGGAAGATTTCAGAAGCTGAGAAGAAGGCGCAGAAGACAATCTCTGGAGCACTCTATACTATTTGGAAAAGAGAAGGCCTCCTGGGATTTTTCAATGGATTGCAGGCACAGATATTGAAAACTGTTCTCAGCTCTGCATTACTTCTTATGGTAAAGGAAAAGATCACAAAGTCGACGTGGATTCTGATGCTCATG
- the LOC101504159 gene encoding uncharacterized GPI-anchored protein At3g06035-like: MVLPKLSLLFWILLSSYAILLINSPVKCDDDEKDNLYQGINKYRSSLNLKALTKNKNADCLADKIADQFKNQLCTNTTGANTVPGTEPQFSNYPNLLAKCQLAISDTRDGTVMPACVPGLASSLVLANFTKSLYSENLNDTKYTGIGIGSEDNWIVVVLTTDTPTGNFAPYSSNAANLISKVGMIYCSILLLAGKSFLS, translated from the exons atggtgttgCCTAAACTCTCTCTGCTCTTCTGGATTCTCCTTTCTTCATATGCTATTCTCTTGATAAATTCTCCAGTTAAATGTGATGATG ATGAGAAAGATAATCTTTATCAAGGTATCAACAAGTATCGATCATCGTTAAACTTGAAAGctcttacaaaaaataaaaatgcagaTTGTCTTGCTGATAAAATAGCTGACCAATTCAAGAATCAACTATGTACAAATACCACAGGTGCTAATACAGTACCAGGTACAGAACCTCAATTCTCAAACTACCCAAACCTGTTAGCTAAATGCCAATTAGCTATTTCTGACACAAGAGATGGAACTGTAATGCCTGCTTGTGTTCCCGGACTAGCTTCAAGCCTTGTCCTCGCTAATTTCACCAAATCTCTCTACTCAGAGAATCTCAATGACACGAAATATACAGGTATCGGTATCGGTTCAGAAGATAACTGGATTGTTGTTGTCTTGACCACTGACACTCCTACAGGAAACTTTGCTCCATATAGTTCTAATGCTGCTAATTTGATTTCCAAAGTTGGAATGATTTACTGCTCAATACTCTTGTTAGCTGGCAAAAGTTTCCTGTCATGA
- the LOC101508445 gene encoding homeobox-leucine zipper protein MERISTEM L1-like — translation MCYSKSKVRHPQPQKQQLTTSSTSDSERTNENEDSGNEAPPSTEDQNHNKQPKKRVYKRHTQPQIREMEAFFKNNPHPDERQRKQLGRELGLGPMQIKFWFQNKRTQMKKLVKMQVQMERQEKYFLKEENERLRAEIEMYKEAINKATCPKCECHFCVDGMSFHEYHHLKMIEYARLKAQAQMMAGTVPIDVGNHEGCSYSNIGQMSAPSFEVGSGSGNYSNSIMIEEMRVDSNNLMIVELAVVAMEELTTLALAGSPLWIPSNYKEILNEAEYTRFFPNNVIGPKLIGLKSEASRESVTVPMNSINLIEVLMDVNQWSTMFYGIVSNAMTIDVLSPGVSGNYNGALQVMSADFQVPSPLVSARENHFIRYCKQYQQGVWAVVDVSLDHLCPSSSSTTRRSRRRPSGCLIQELQNGCSKVTWVEHVEVDESTVASNQSYKSLITSGLAFGAIRWVASLDRQCERLAISMTINIPPAADHFAMNSLQRRKSLMRLTDRMKVYFSTVAGSSIPNCWEVLTSNSNDVRVMIKRSIREPGTNTGSGLILSAGTSLWLPVLPKRLFDFLRSQNSRSEWDIISIGGIIQEMAHIPNGQDPANCVSLIRVKSADCSQNNMVLLQENSTDSTGSYVIYAPVDYGAMNVVMNGGDPDCVVMLPSGFVILPDGVPLNNGGGCLLTISFQILIDSNPNATIQNGSVQSVIGLIKNTVERIKIALAFDRTP, via the exons TCCAAAGTGCGCCATCCTCAACCACAAAAACAACAATTGACCACTTCCTCAACAAGTGATTCCGAAAGAACAAACGAAAATGAAGATTCTGGAAACGAAGCTCCTCCTTCTACCGAAGACCAAAATCACAACAAGCAACCTAAAAAAAGAGTCTACAAACGCCACACACAGCCACAAATAAGAGAGATGGAAGC CTTCTTTAAGAATAACCCTCACCCTGATGAGAGGCAAAGGAAACAACTGGGTCGTGAGTTAGGGCTTGGACCTATGCAGATCAAGTTTTGGTTCCAAAACAAGCGTACCCAAATGAAG aaattggTGAAAATGCAGGTTCAAATGGAACGTCAAGAGAAGTATTTTTTGAAAGAGGAGAATGAGAGACTTCGTGCTGAGATTGAAATGTATAAGGAGGCAATAAACAAAGCAACATGTCCAAAATGTGAATGTCATTTTTGTGTTGATGGAATGTCATTTCATGAGTACCACCACCTTAAGATGATTGAGTATGCCCGATTAAAGGCACAG GCTCAAATGATGGCAGGAACAGTGCCTATAGATGTTGGAAATCATGAGGGTTGTTCCTATTCTAACATTGGTCAAATGTCTGCACCCTCGTTTGAAGTTGGAAGTGGCAGTGGTAACTATTCAAATTCAATCATGATAGAAGAAATGCGTGTTGATTCTAACAATCTCATGATTGTGGAACTAGCAGTTGTTGCAATGGAGGAATTGACAACATTGGCTCTTGCTGGATCCCCTTTATGGATTCCTAGTAACTACAAGGAAATTCTTAATGAAGCTGAATACACAAGATTTTTCCCTAATAATGTAATAGGTCCAAAACTCATAGGGTTAAAATCTGAAGCTTCAAGGGAATCAGTCACTGTTCCCATGAATTCTATTAACCTCATTGAGGTTCTTATGGATGTG AATCAATGGTCAACTATGTTTTATGGTATTGTTTCAAACGCAATGACAATTGATGTCCTGTCACCTGGAGTATCAGGAAATTACAATGGAGCCTTACAAGTG ATGTCAGCTGATTTTCAAGTTCCTTCACCACTTGTTTCTGCACGTGAAAATCATTTCATTAGGTACTGTAAGCAGTACCAACAAGGAGTATGGGCTGTGGTTGATGTTTCTTTGGATCATTTGTGTCCTAGTAGTAGTAGTACAACCAGAAGAAGCAGAAGACGACCCTCTGGTTGTTTAATTCAAGAATTACAAAATGGTTGCTCAAAG GTTACATGGGTGGAACATGTAGAAGTAGATGAGAGCACAGTAGCGTCAAATCAATCTTATAAGTCTCTAATAACTTCTGGGCTTGCCTTTGGAGCTATACGATGGGTGGCATCATTAGATAGACAATGTGAACGTCTTGCTATTTCAATGACAATCAACATACCACCTGCAGCAGACCATTTTG CTATGAATAGTCTTCAAAGAAGGAAGAGCTTGATGAGGCTGACAGATAGAATGAAAGTGTATTTTTCAACTGTGGCTGGTTCTTCTATACCAAATTGTTGGGAAGTGCTAACGTCTAATTCAAATGATGTAAGGGTGATGATTAAAAGGAGTATCCGTGAACCGGGAACCAATACCGGTTCCGGTCTAATTCTTAGTGCTGGAACTTCTCTCTGGCTTCCGGTTCTTCCAAAGAGGCTTTTCGATTTTCTTCGAAGTCAAAACTCAAGAAGTGAG TGGGATATTATCTCCATCGGAGGTATAATTCAAGAAATGGCACACATACCAAATGGTCAAGATCCTGCCAACTGTGTCTCTTTAATTCGTGTAAAA AGTGCAGATTGCAGTCAAAACAACATGGTTTTACTTCAAGAGAATAGCACTGATAGCACAGGGTCGTATGTAATATATGCTCCTGTAGATTATGGCGCAATGAATGTAGTGATGAATGGTGGTGATCCAGATTGTGTTGTTATGCTTCCTTCGGGTTTTGTGATTCTCCCAGATGGTGTTCCATTGAACAATGGAGGAGGTTGTCTACTAACAATTTCTTTTCAGATATTGATAGATTCAAATCCTAACGCAACTATACAAAATGGCTCAGTGCAATCTGTTATCGGTTTGATTAAGAACACTGTTGAACGGATCAAAATTGCATTGGCTTTTGACAGGACCCCCTAA